The genomic region tagtaaAAAAAGCCTATattcagtgtgtgcaaatggcgtgaggaggtaaggcaatgaataggccatagtagcgaaataattacaatttagcaaattaacactggagtgatagatgtgcagatgatgatgtgcaagtagaaatactgatgttcaaaatagcagaaaagtaaataaaaacaatatggggatgaggtaggtagattgcatggattatttacagatgggctatgtacagctgcagcagatcggttagctgctcagatagctgatgtttaaagttagtgagggaaatataagtctccattttcagtgatttttgcaattcgttccagtcaaaAATAAAACTGGAAGTCTACtcacagcacaggtgaaacaTCCAACAAAGTTCATGATGATAATAAAACTTCTTGTTTTCTCCAGGAAATTATGTCCACCCAAAGAAGGAGCAGCAAAAGCTGAAATGGCCCCTGTAAAAGCTGAAGCGGCCCCTGTAAAAGCTGAAGCTGCCCCTGTAAAAGCTGAAGCTGCCCCTGTAAAAGCTGAAGTGGCCCCTGTTAAACCTGAAGTGGCCCCTGTTAAACCTGAAGTGGCCCCTGTTAAACCTGAAGTGGCCCCTGTTAAACCTGAAGTGGCCCCTGTTAAACCTGAAGTGGCCCCTGTTAAACCTGAAGTGGCCCCTGTTAAACCTGAAGTGGCCCCTGTTAAACCTGAAGTGGCCCCTGTTAAACCTGAAGTGGCCCCTGTTAAACCTGAAGTGGCCCCTGTTAAACCTGAAGTGGCCCCTGTTAAACCTGAAGTGGCCCCTGTTCAACCTGAAGTGGCCCCTGCTCCAAAGCAGTAAATGTCTCAAATTTCTCTCAGAATAACATTAATGGTGTGTAGTCATTCATTCATGATGCGCACTCAtattgatgttttttttttgtgggtAATCTTGGCAACCCCATGTAAATTACACCATTTATGTTATGTCGTCTGTTCACAAGAGATTAGGCTGCGGGCATTGTCAATGTGTCAGTTTGGCACACTATGTAGCCTAAAGTAATTAGGTGCTGTTCGTTTTAAAAAACTATGAATATCTTATCagtttttaaataaatgttttttgtttttcatttacatttttacaaagCCTTTTAGTTAGGCACAGAAAACATGGAAAGAGAAACCACTGCCTTTCCCTGTTGATGGTTCGTGTGATGAAGACGAGGAACTCCTATCAAACCTGCACAGTTCAATACCAATATAACTTAGGCCATTAAAGCTTTAATACAGCTTACCTTATCCTCACCATCATTGACTGCCAAGGTAAAACATAATATTGTAACGCTGTTGGGTGTAATCTGCCAGGGTAAAATGGAGCTGGCTGGTGGACGAGTAATATGTCAACGTAGGGTGACAGTGAGCCACCAGCAAAATAACCATAGACGAGATGTTGACAATGGCTTATTAATAGGCATAAATAAATAGTATTTCTATGATTGCAGTCCTCAAAGATTGAATTGCAATGAATCAGATTCAGGTGCAGTTTTTTGTGCTTTGGAATGTTCAGTATTCCTGGGATACCATGCTGTCACCATGTAAATGATATAAAAACATTTATAAAACGGGTTGTTGTGATCCTGGATGCTGACTGGTTGATAGAAGGGAGTTATAGCACAACAATCCCCGCATTCACTGGGTAATGCCTGTTAACAGTTCCATTTGATTTATTAATGCGCATTCACTATCCACTAGCCTGGCTGACGCCACTCACAATATCACACAGCAAGGAAGAGCTGTGACTCAATGGTCTGGAAAGGAGGCTGTTTATTAATGCAATATTCACTCAGAAATTGAGCAGATGGATTGATTGGTTGAGACCTCTCCATCCAACATTTGTAATGGAAGGGGGCGGCACTCAGGGGCTttgtgtggctgtggctgtgccTGTAGGTGTTTGAGTGAGACAACATCAAAACAGCCTTTCCAGACTCAGGAGGACTTCGAGTTTGGTATCAGCCAGACTACTGTCCCACAACCCAGCCAGTCAATTTATATTATAGCCTTAACATCATCTCCCCCGTTAAAAAGTATGTAGACAATTTTCCCCCATGCTACTAGGTTATCATTTAGTTAGGGTTTctctaaaccttgctgtctgcttctctgacctgtGGAAGGTCTATTGCGATCTGCCATGCATATGAACGTGAAGTGACTGACAGTTTCTTTGAGCCAGACAAATTCATTTATCAGGATCATTAtaatggatatatccaaagaaatggcAAAAGAAACAAACACATGTAAAACCAAGGAAAGTACACATAGTTactgtcatttcagctgctttCTTTAGTTGGCTAGAGCAAAGGAGAAGTACAGTAGCTAGCCTGGAGCTACATGCCAATGATTTGTTTAGCATAGCAATCATTGCAAAAAATAATGGATAGAATGAACAACCAGCCCATTTAGCTAACAACTTAAGACCTCataattattttaaaaatgtttgcatTTTATCGCACCTACAGTATGATTTTTATGATCATAGGACATTTCCCACTAAATACACCCACACTCCTATTCAAATAGTCATCTCTACTACTCAGCTGTTGTTGTCTTTTTACTTGCTTGAGGAAATGCAGTAGATATTTACTGAAGTGGGAATGAGATATTGGACTTTGATCCATCACTGACAATGATGTGCTTGAAGTATTTCCATCACAGTAATGATGATGCACTGGGTACTCTGATCATAATGTGTAATCAATTAATGTCGCGTTTTTTCAGTTTGCTTTACTTCTTTGTCCATAAGCTTCTGATTGAGGCTTATAGGACTTCAGAAAAAGTCATACTTTTTAAAacttaaaaaaaactttttgtcATTCTTACTTTTTCAAGAACTGTCTGTTCAAAAACATACTGAAAAATCGTTTTGAGTTTTGGAATGGCATCATATTTCATGGCCATTCTGTAGTACTTATCATGGAGATGGTCAAAAACAAACGACTGTCTCACAGGTTGATAGGGAGAGGCTCTGCCTCATTTCGCAATGCCATTACTAACAAAATAAAATCTAAGATGGTAAAAGAGAATTTCCATATTCTATTTCCTTAGAACGATAACCAGGAAGCGTTGTCTCAATCCGGTTTAGTATACCACACACACGGATGTGTGctcacacaaacaaaaacac from Oncorhynchus masou masou isolate Uvic2021 chromosome 29, UVic_Omas_1.1, whole genome shotgun sequence harbors:
- the LOC135519268 gene encoding nematocyst expressed protein 3-like isoform X2, whose protein sequence is MTSLTEAKLTLQNLHLDQMQQARVNQLKERQWVENLLKGQIDWKKKNVEEMEAEVKKLTEEEGKKKTEVEACQAEKKQKEEVLAPIQKEQSDIEATFKTEKEAWTGEITTLKQQLEQRSKVCGFVKDSPDTAKLCPPKEGAAKAEMAPVKAEAAPVKAEAAPVKAEAAPVKAEVAPVKPEVAPVKPEVAPVKPEVAPVKPEVAPVKPEVAPVKPEVAPVKPEVAPVKPEVAPVKPEVAPVKPEVAPVKPEVAPVKPEVAPVQPEVAPAPKQ